Proteins encoded together in one Pantoea sp. CCBC3-3-1 window:
- a CDS encoding L,D-transpeptidase family protein, with product MKICLTLSLLLTAFLFAHPASATEYPLPAADSRLIGENTTYTVPNDGRSLEAVAAHYKIVLLGMLEANPGTDPWLPKAGSQLTIPGQMLLPDTKREGIVVNLAELRLYYYPPNENKVVVYPIGIGQLGANTPPMITRISQKIPHPSWTPTPNIRKRYALEGKTLPVTIPAGPDNPMGLFALRLAYGKGHYLIHGTNADFGIGMRVSSGCIRLRPKDIEALFNSVPQGTRVQIINQPVKYGVEPDGKRYIEVHQPLSHTEQDDPQTMPITMTINAKKFARSAQSDDAMIKEAIARRSGMPVLVNTGDAIDSETEMPATTQQTHSDKGSAKKATVSQVQSQSAQ from the coding sequence ATGAAAATTTGCCTCACTTTGTCCTTACTGCTGACTGCTTTCCTGTTTGCGCACCCTGCCAGCGCAACAGAATATCCTTTACCTGCTGCCGACAGCCGCCTGATCGGTGAAAACACCACCTACACCGTCCCCAACGACGGCCGCTCGCTGGAAGCCGTTGCCGCCCATTATAAAATTGTCCTGCTGGGCATGCTTGAAGCGAACCCCGGCACCGATCCCTGGCTGCCGAAAGCCGGCTCACAGCTGACCATTCCGGGTCAGATGTTGCTGCCTGATACCAAACGTGAAGGCATCGTCGTTAATCTTGCGGAGCTGCGGCTTTATTACTATCCGCCGAATGAAAACAAAGTGGTGGTCTATCCCATCGGCATTGGTCAGTTAGGCGCGAATACGCCGCCAATGATTACCCGCATCAGCCAGAAAATACCTCATCCCAGCTGGACGCCAACACCCAATATTCGCAAGCGCTATGCGCTTGAGGGGAAAACGCTACCGGTAACTATTCCGGCAGGGCCGGATAACCCCATGGGGCTTTTTGCGCTGCGCCTGGCTTACGGTAAGGGGCACTATCTGATCCATGGCACAAATGCGGATTTTGGCATTGGCATGCGTGTCAGTTCCGGCTGCATTCGTCTGCGGCCTAAAGATATAGAGGCGCTATTCAACAGCGTGCCTCAGGGCACTCGCGTGCAGATTATTAATCAGCCGGTAAAATATGGCGTGGAACCCGATGGTAAACGTTATATCGAGGTGCATCAGCCGCTTTCCCATACGGAGCAAGACGATCCTCAAACCATGCCGATTACGATGACGATAAATGCCAAAAAATTTGCCCGCAGCGCGCAAAGTGACGATGCGATGATCAAAGAAGCGATTGCAAGACGTTCAGGTATGCCCGTGTTGGTGAACACAGGGGATGCCATTGATAGCGAGACGGAGATGCCCGCTACGACGCAGCAAACGCATTCTGACAAGGGTTCAGCAAAAAAGGCTACCGTAAGTCAGGTTCAGTCACAAAGCGCACAGTAA
- a CDS encoding major outer membrane lipoprotein encodes MNRTKLVLGAVILGSTLLAGCSSNAKIDQLSTDVQTLNAKVDQLSNDVNAIRSDVQAAKDDAARANQRLDNQAHSYRK; translated from the coding sequence ATGAATCGTACTAAACTGGTACTGGGCGCGGTAATTCTGGGTTCAACTCTGCTGGCTGGTTGCTCAAGCAACGCTAAAATCGACCAGCTGTCTACCGATGTTCAGACTCTGAACGCGAAAGTTGACCAGCTGAGCAACGACGTGAACGCAATCCGTTCTGACGTTCAGGCTGCTAAAGACGACGCAGCTCGCGCTAACCAGCGTCTGGACAACCAGGCTCACTCTTACCGTAAGTAA
- the pykF gene encoding pyruvate kinase PykF — translation MKKTKIVCTIGPKTESEEMLTNLLDAGMNVMRLNFSHGDYEEHGKRIANLRAVMNRTGKQAAILLDTKGPEIRTMKLEGGADASLKAGQTFTFTTDQSVIGNAERVAVTYAGLTSDLKIGNTVLVDDGLIGMEVTEVTENTVICKVLNNGDLGENKGVNLPGVSIQLPALAEKDKRDLIFGCEQGVDFVAASFIRKRSDVLEIREHLKQHGGEHIQIISKIENQEGLNNFDEILDASDGIMVARGDLGVEIPVEEVIFAQKMMIKKCNRARKVVITATQMLDSMIKNPRPTRAEAGDVANAILDGTDAVMLSGESAKGKYPLESVTIMATICERTDRVMKSRIDSQHDNRKMRITEAVCRGAVETAEKLEAPLIVVATEGGKSAKSVRKYFPNATILALTTNEQTARQLILSKGIITSVVKEIASTDDFYRIGKEAALASGYGLKGEVVVMVSGALVPSGTTNTASVHVL, via the coding sequence ATGAAAAAGACCAAGATTGTTTGTACTATCGGTCCAAAAACCGAATCGGAAGAAATGTTGACCAACCTGCTGGACGCGGGCATGAACGTCATGCGTCTGAACTTTTCCCACGGCGATTATGAAGAACACGGCAAGCGTATCGCTAACCTCCGTGCGGTAATGAATAGAACCGGTAAGCAGGCGGCTATTCTGCTGGACACGAAAGGTCCAGAAATCCGTACCATGAAGCTGGAAGGCGGCGCTGATGCCTCGCTGAAAGCGGGCCAGACCTTCACCTTCACTACCGATCAGTCAGTGATTGGTAATGCTGAGCGCGTAGCAGTGACTTATGCTGGCTTAACGTCTGACCTGAAAATCGGTAATACCGTGCTGGTAGATGACGGTTTGATCGGTATGGAAGTGACTGAAGTTACTGAAAACACCGTTATCTGTAAGGTGTTAAACAACGGCGATCTGGGTGAAAACAAAGGCGTTAACCTGCCAGGCGTTTCCATTCAGCTGCCTGCACTGGCCGAGAAAGATAAGCGTGATTTGATCTTCGGCTGCGAGCAGGGCGTTGATTTCGTTGCGGCTTCTTTCATCCGTAAACGTTCTGACGTGCTGGAAATTCGTGAGCACCTGAAGCAGCACGGCGGTGAGCACATCCAGATCATCTCCAAGATCGAAAACCAGGAAGGCCTGAATAACTTCGACGAAATCCTTGATGCTTCTGACGGCATCATGGTAGCGCGTGGCGATTTGGGCGTAGAAATCCCGGTTGAAGAGGTGATCTTCGCCCAGAAAATGATGATCAAAAAATGTAACCGTGCACGCAAAGTGGTGATCACCGCCACCCAGATGCTCGATTCCATGATCAAAAACCCACGCCCTACCCGCGCTGAAGCCGGTGACGTGGCGAACGCCATCCTGGATGGGACTGATGCGGTTATGCTCTCTGGTGAAAGTGCCAAAGGTAAATACCCGCTGGAATCGGTCACTATCATGGCAACCATCTGCGAACGTACCGATCGCGTGATGAAGAGCCGTATCGATTCTCAGCATGACAACCGCAAAATGCGTATTACCGAGGCGGTTTGTCGCGGTGCGGTAGAAACCGCTGAGAAACTGGAAGCGCCGCTGATTGTGGTCGCAACCGAGGGTGGTAAGTCAGCCAAGTCCGTGCGTAAATATTTCCCTAACGCAACGATCCTGGCACTGACGACGAATGAGCAAACGGCTCGTCAGCTGATCCTCAGTAAAGGCATCATTACTTCTGTGGTTAAAGAGATCGCCTCTACGGACGATTTCTACCGCATTGGTAAAGAAGCAGCGCTCGCCAGCGGCTATGGCCTGAAGGGTGAGGTTGTTGTGATGGTTTCCGGCGCCCTGGTGCCAAGTGGAACCACCAATACTGCCTCTGTACACGTGCTGTAA
- a CDS encoding MATE family efflux transporter has translation MQKYLTEARQLLALALPVIIAQVAQTAMGFVDTIMAGAVSATDMAAVAVGTSIWLPAILFGHGLLLSLTPVVAQYNGSGRRDRIAFQVRQAYWLAAFSAFFVMLVLYNAGFMIHAMHDIDPALADKAVRYLRALLWGAPGYLFFQVARNQCEGLSRTKPGMVIGFLGLLVNIPVNYVFIYGHFGMPALGGVGCGVATASVYWVMFVAMKWWVMRAGSMRDIRLTDRFSKPDTKVLWRLFKLGLPVALALFFEVTLFAVVALLVSPMGIVDVAGHQIALNFSSLMFVIPLSLGVATTIRVGFRLGQGSTEAARVAAWTAQGVGMGLSVLTALFTITFREQIALLYNDNPAVVALAAQLMFLAAVYQFSDAIQVIGSGILRGYKDTRSIFFITFVAYWVLGLPSGYILALTDWVVPKMGPAGFWTGFIIGLTSSAVMMIWRIRRLQRQPAAVILAHAAR, from the coding sequence GTGCAGAAGTACCTGACTGAGGCGCGTCAATTATTAGCGCTGGCACTCCCGGTGATTATTGCGCAGGTTGCGCAAACCGCTATGGGTTTTGTCGATACTATTATGGCCGGCGCGGTTAGCGCCACGGATATGGCCGCCGTCGCTGTAGGAACCTCCATCTGGCTTCCCGCTATTCTGTTCGGCCACGGTTTGTTGCTTTCACTGACCCCGGTTGTTGCCCAATACAACGGGTCGGGCCGACGCGACCGCATTGCTTTTCAGGTTCGTCAGGCCTACTGGCTGGCGGCATTCTCAGCATTTTTCGTCATGCTGGTGCTCTATAATGCCGGGTTTATGATCCACGCCATGCACGATATCGATCCCGCACTGGCGGACAAAGCCGTGAGATATCTGCGTGCGCTGCTATGGGGTGCGCCCGGTTATCTGTTCTTCCAGGTTGCCCGAAATCAATGTGAAGGCCTGTCGCGCACCAAGCCGGGTATGGTAATTGGCTTTCTCGGCCTGCTGGTGAATATTCCGGTTAACTATGTTTTTATTTACGGCCATTTTGGCATGCCCGCCCTGGGTGGCGTGGGCTGCGGCGTGGCTACCGCCTCCGTTTACTGGGTCATGTTTGTTGCGATGAAATGGTGGGTAATGCGCGCCGGTTCAATGCGCGATATTCGCCTGACAGATCGGTTCAGCAAACCTGATACTAAAGTGCTGTGGCGCCTGTTCAAGCTAGGGCTGCCCGTTGCGCTTGCGCTGTTTTTTGAAGTGACGCTGTTTGCCGTTGTGGCGCTGCTGGTCTCGCCGATGGGAATTGTTGACGTTGCAGGCCATCAGATCGCCCTGAACTTCAGTTCGCTGATGTTTGTGATACCGCTGTCGCTTGGCGTTGCGACGACGATCCGTGTTGGCTTTCGGCTGGGACAGGGTTCGACAGAGGCGGCTCGTGTCGCAGCATGGACTGCGCAAGGCGTCGGAATGGGGTTATCGGTGCTGACCGCGCTGTTCACTATCACTTTCCGGGAGCAAATCGCTCTGCTCTATAACGATAATCCCGCCGTCGTGGCGCTGGCAGCGCAGCTGATGTTTTTAGCCGCCGTGTACCAGTTTTCAGATGCGATACAGGTGATTGGCAGCGGTATTTTGCGCGGCTATAAAGATACCCGTTCCATTTTCTTTATTACCTTTGTTGCTTACTGGGTGCTGGGCCTGCCGAGCGGCTACATCCTTGCCTTAACCGATTGGGTGGTGCCGAAAATGGGACCGGCAGGGTTCTGGACGGGGTTCATTATCGGCCTGACCTCTTCTGCGGTGATGATGATCTGGCGTATCCGACGTTTACAGCGCCAGCCGGCGGCAGTGATTCTGGCTCATGCAGCTCGCTAA
- a CDS encoding riboflavin synthase subunit alpha produces the protein MFTGIVQGTAEVLAIEEKPNFRTHIISLPDEMLPGLELGASVAHNGCCLTVTEVNGNRVSFDLVKETLRITNLGDLRAGDKINVERAAKFSDEIGGHLMSGHIMTTAEISKIITSENNREIWFKPQDPLQMKYILHKGFIGIDGISLTVGEVTKSKFCVHLIPETLARTTLGSKRLGDRVNIEIDPHTQAIVETVERVLAQREAALLAAAVEATSPQQ, from the coding sequence ATGTTTACCGGTATTGTGCAGGGCACCGCCGAGGTGCTGGCAATTGAAGAAAAACCGAATTTTCGGACGCACATCATCAGCCTGCCAGACGAGATGCTGCCCGGTCTGGAACTGGGCGCTTCAGTGGCTCACAACGGATGCTGTCTGACGGTGACAGAAGTTAACGGGAATCGGGTCAGTTTCGATCTGGTCAAAGAGACGCTGCGTATTACTAATCTTGGCGACCTGCGTGCAGGCGATAAAATTAACGTTGAGCGTGCGGCGAAATTTAGTGATGAAATTGGCGGGCATTTAATGTCCGGTCATATTATGACCACGGCCGAAATCAGTAAAATTATTACGTCGGAAAATAATCGCGAAATCTGGTTTAAACCGCAGGATCCTTTGCAGATGAAATATATCCTGCATAAAGGTTTTATTGGTATTGATGGTATCAGCCTGACCGTCGGCGAAGTCACCAAAAGTAAATTCTGTGTCCATCTTATTCCTGAAACGCTGGCGAGAACCACGTTGGGCAGCAAGCGTCTGGGCGACAGAGTGAATATTGAAATCGATCCGCACACGCAGGCGATTGTAGAAACCGTAGAACGCGTCCTCGCGCAGCGTGAAGCCGCATTGCTGGCTGCTGCGGTAGAAGCCACATCACCTCAGCAGTAA
- the cfa gene encoding cyclopropane fatty acyl phospholipid synthase codes for MSSSCIEEVSLEENQWYRIVQEMLQKAGVEINGTHPWDIQVTHPDFFKRVLQEGSLGLGESYMDGWWQCERLDMFFHRVLEAKLDEQLPHHFKDTLRIAAARLTNLQSRKRAWIVGKEHYDLGNDLFTLMLDPYMQYSCGYWKEAQTLEQAQEAKLKLICEKLQLSPGMTLLDIGCGWGGLAAYAAKHYSVKVTGVTISAEQQKLAQQRGEGLDVTILLQDYRDLNQQFDRIVSVGMFEHVGPKNYATYFDVVDRNLKPDGIFLLHTIGSNLTADNVDPWMDKYIFPNGFLPSVRHIAAAHEGHFVMEDWHNFGPDYDVTLMAWHERFLAAWPQLSAKYGERFYRMFTYYLNACAGAFRARHMQLWQVVFTHGSEGGLRVPR; via the coding sequence ATGAGTTCATCGTGTATAGAAGAAGTGAGCCTGGAAGAAAATCAGTGGTACCGCATCGTGCAGGAGATGCTGCAGAAAGCCGGTGTTGAAATCAATGGTACTCACCCGTGGGATATTCAGGTCACTCACCCCGATTTTTTTAAGCGTGTCCTGCAGGAAGGATCGCTGGGGCTGGGTGAAAGTTATATGGATGGCTGGTGGCAATGCGAACGGCTGGATATGTTTTTTCACCGGGTGCTTGAAGCCAAACTTGACGAACAACTCCCTCATCATTTTAAAGATACGCTGCGTATCGCTGCCGCCCGCCTGACTAATCTCCAGTCACGCAAACGGGCCTGGATTGTAGGTAAAGAGCATTACGATTTGGGTAACGACTTGTTCACGCTGATGCTCGATCCTTATATGCAGTATTCCTGTGGTTACTGGAAAGAAGCGCAAACGCTGGAACAGGCGCAGGAAGCTAAACTCAAATTAATCTGCGAAAAATTGCAGCTCTCGCCAGGCATGACGTTACTTGATATCGGCTGTGGCTGGGGCGGACTCGCTGCCTATGCTGCGAAGCACTATAGCGTCAAAGTCACTGGCGTCACGATTTCTGCCGAGCAGCAGAAGCTGGCGCAACAGCGTGGTGAAGGTCTCGACGTCACGATTCTTTTACAGGATTACCGTGATTTGAATCAGCAGTTTGACCGGATTGTTTCCGTCGGCATGTTTGAACACGTCGGGCCAAAGAATTACGCCACCTATTTCGACGTGGTTGACCGCAATCTGAAACCCGACGGGATTTTCCTGCTGCACACCATCGGCTCAAACCTGACCGCCGATAATGTCGATCCCTGGATGGATAAATACATTTTCCCGAACGGTTTTCTGCCTTCTGTGCGTCATATTGCAGCTGCTCACGAAGGTCATTTCGTGATGGAGGACTGGCACAATTTCGGACCGGACTATGACGTCACGCTGATGGCCTGGCACGAGCGTTTTCTTGCGGCCTGGCCGCAGCTGTCTGCAAAATACGGCGAGCGCTTTTACCGCATGTTCACCTACTATCTTAACGCTTGTGCTGGTGCCTTTCGCGCGCGGCATATGCAGCTCTGGCAGGTAGTATTTACACACGGTTCCGAAGGCGGTTTGCGCGTTCCGCGCTAG
- the punC gene encoding purine nucleoside transporter PunC — protein MPSKGFIIYLALLSVAGFLATDMYLPAFGAMQQDLQTQPGAISASLSIFLAGFALAQLIWGPLSDRIGRKPVLLMGLSLFAVSCLAMWWVESATVLLVLRFLQAVGICAAAVTWQALVVDRYPASAANRVFASIMPLVALSPALAPLLGAWLLNHFSWRAIFLVLMLIACVLLVATAFLSPARPKADDKAAAKIGFFTLLKSPVWSGNVLIYAACSASFFAWLTGSPFILAELGMTPGDIGLSYVPQTLAFLVGGYGCRTLLKHTEGASLLPWLLAIYALSVGAFFIAAQVEEPSTYALLLPFCGMALANGAIYPVVVSNALLPFPQASGKAAALQNTLQLGLCFVASLIVSTLITTPLFTTSLVMLSTVILAGAGYLLQRTRTVKTTFSSAHGES, from the coding sequence ATGCCTTCGAAAGGATTTATTATTTACCTGGCGCTGCTGAGCGTGGCAGGTTTTCTCGCGACCGATATGTACTTACCCGCGTTTGGTGCAATGCAGCAAGACCTGCAAACTCAGCCGGGTGCAATTAGTGCCAGCCTGAGCATATTTTTGGCGGGTTTTGCGCTGGCACAGCTTATCTGGGGCCCGCTTTCAGACCGAATTGGCCGTAAACCTGTGCTGCTGATGGGATTGTCGCTTTTCGCCGTAAGCTGCCTGGCGATGTGGTGGGTTGAATCTGCTACCGTGCTGCTGGTATTACGCTTTTTGCAAGCCGTAGGCATTTGTGCAGCGGCTGTTACCTGGCAGGCCCTGGTTGTCGATCGCTATCCGGCATCCGCTGCAAACCGCGTTTTTGCTTCCATCATGCCGCTGGTTGCGCTCTCCCCGGCGCTGGCCCCGCTATTAGGTGCCTGGCTGCTGAACCATTTTTCCTGGCGCGCTATTTTTCTGGTATTGATGCTGATCGCCTGCGTGCTGTTAGTCGCTACGGCTTTCCTCTCTCCCGCCAGGCCAAAAGCTGACGACAAGGCGGCAGCTAAAATCGGGTTTTTCACTCTGCTTAAGTCGCCTGTATGGAGCGGAAACGTCCTGATTTATGCCGCCTGTTCCGCCAGCTTTTTTGCCTGGCTAACCGGCTCGCCGTTCATCCTCGCCGAACTGGGCATGACGCCGGGCGATATCGGCCTGAGCTATGTTCCGCAGACGCTGGCGTTTCTGGTTGGCGGCTATGGCTGCCGCACGCTGTTGAAACATACCGAGGGTGCGTCGCTGCTGCCGTGGCTGCTGGCGATATATGCGCTGAGCGTAGGCGCGTTTTTTATCGCCGCTCAGGTTGAAGAGCCTTCCACTTACGCATTGCTGCTGCCGTTTTGCGGCATGGCGCTGGCGAACGGTGCTATCTATCCGGTTGTGGTTTCAAATGCGCTACTGCCGTTTCCTCAGGCCAGCGGCAAAGCAGCAGCGCTGCAAAATACGTTACAACTGGGGTTATGTTTTGTTGCAAGCCTGATTGTGTCTACGCTGATTACCACACCGTTGTTCACCACCTCGCTGGTGATGCTGTCAACGGTTATTCTGGCAGGCGCAGGCTATTTGTTACAGCGTACCCGGACGGTAAAAACCACTTTCTCCAGCGCCCACGGCGAAAGTTAA
- the punR gene encoding DNA-binding transcriptional activator PunR, whose protein sequence is MWSEHSLEVVDAVARTGSFTAAAAELHRVPSAISYTIRQLEEWLAVPLFERRHRDVALTDAGRVFIQEGRLVIKKMLATRRQCQQVANGWRGQLNIAVDRIVKAERTRQLVVDFYRHFPDMELHLAHEVFNGVWDALADGRVDVAIGATQAIPVGGRFAFRNMGALNWRCVVQAAHPLAQRLEHVSEDAIREWPSLLLEDTSRALPKRTTWTLDNQRRLVVPDWQSAFDCLLAGLCVGMVPGHLAQPLLRNGTLREITLDPAFPDSPCCVSWSEQQASPALSWLLDYLGETETLNSEWLREE, encoded by the coding sequence ATGTGGTCTGAACATTCACTTGAAGTGGTCGATGCGGTTGCGCGAACCGGCAGCTTTACGGCCGCCGCGGCTGAACTGCACCGTGTTCCGTCGGCTATCAGCTATACCATCCGTCAGCTGGAAGAGTGGCTGGCGGTTCCGCTGTTTGAAAGACGACACCGTGATGTCGCCCTAACCGATGCGGGTAGGGTGTTTATTCAGGAAGGTCGTCTTGTCATCAAAAAAATGCTTGCCACTCGCCGCCAGTGCCAGCAGGTCGCTAACGGCTGGCGTGGTCAGCTGAATATTGCTGTCGATCGCATTGTTAAAGCCGAGCGAACCCGTCAGCTGGTGGTCGATTTTTATCGCCACTTTCCCGATATGGAGCTGCATCTTGCGCATGAGGTTTTTAACGGCGTCTGGGATGCGCTGGCAGATGGTCGGGTAGACGTGGCCATTGGCGCTACCCAGGCGATACCCGTTGGCGGTCGCTTTGCGTTTCGCAATATGGGCGCGTTGAACTGGCGATGTGTGGTACAGGCCGCGCATCCGCTTGCGCAACGGCTGGAACACGTCAGCGAGGACGCGATTCGCGAATGGCCTTCGCTGTTGCTGGAAGATACCTCAAGGGCGCTACCCAAAAGGACGACCTGGACGCTGGATAACCAGCGACGGCTGGTGGTGCCGGACTGGCAGAGTGCGTTTGACTGCTTGCTGGCGGGACTGTGTGTTGGCATGGTGCCGGGCCATCTGGCTCAGCCTTTGTTGCGCAACGGCACGCTACGCGAAATTACCCTGGATCCTGCTTTTCCTGACAGCCCCTGCTGCGTCAGCTGGTCGGAACAACAGGCATCACCGGCGCTGAGCTGGCTGCTGGACTATCTCGGCGAAACGGAAACGCTGAACAGCGAATGGTTGCGGGAAGAGTAA
- the purR gene encoding HTH-type transcriptional repressor PurR produces MATIKDVAKRAGVSTTTVSHVINKTRFVAEETREAVWAAIKALHYSPSAVARSLKVNNTRTIGLLATSSEAPYFAEIIEAVENSCFAKGYTLILGNAHNDLQKQQAYLSMMAQKRVDGLLVMCSEYPDELIQMLEDHRNIPMVVMDWGESRGDFTDTVLDNAFEGGYLAGRYLIDRGHRDIGAIPGQLERNTGGGRHAGFLKALAEAGITLREEWLVQGDFEPESGYRAMQQILAQKQRPTAVFCGGDIMAMGAICAADEMGLRVPQDISVIGYDNVRNSRYFAPALTTVHQPKERLGATAFNMLLDRITSKREEPQTIEVHPTLIERRSVADGPFMDYRR; encoded by the coding sequence ATGGCAACCATTAAAGATGTGGCTAAACGCGCCGGTGTCTCCACCACCACCGTGTCCCACGTCATCAATAAAACCCGCTTCGTCGCTGAAGAGACACGAGAAGCCGTCTGGGCTGCAATCAAAGCATTGCATTATTCCCCCAGCGCCGTGGCCCGTAGCCTGAAGGTGAACAATACCCGGACGATTGGCCTGCTTGCCACGTCCAGCGAAGCGCCCTATTTTGCCGAAATTATTGAAGCGGTGGAAAACAGCTGTTTTGCCAAAGGCTATACCCTGATCCTGGGTAATGCGCATAACGATTTGCAAAAACAGCAGGCCTACTTGTCAATGATGGCGCAGAAACGCGTCGATGGCCTGCTGGTGATGTGCTCGGAATATCCCGATGAGCTGATTCAGATGCTGGAAGATCATCGTAATATCCCTATGGTGGTGATGGACTGGGGCGAATCACGGGGTGATTTTACCGACACCGTGCTGGACAACGCGTTTGAAGGCGGCTATCTGGCTGGGCGCTATCTGATTGACCGGGGCCATCGCGATATTGGTGCCATTCCAGGCCAGCTGGAGCGCAACACCGGCGGCGGCCGCCATGCCGGTTTTCTGAAAGCGCTGGCAGAAGCGGGCATCACCCTGCGTGAGGAGTGGCTGGTGCAGGGCGATTTCGAGCCGGAATCCGGCTATCGTGCGATGCAGCAAATTCTTGCGCAAAAGCAGCGTCCTACCGCCGTATTCTGCGGCGGCGATATTATGGCTATGGGCGCAATTTGCGCAGCAGATGAGATGGGACTGCGTGTCCCGCAGGATATTTCGGTGATCGGTTATGACAACGTGCGCAACTCACGCTACTTTGCGCCTGCGCTAACCACCGTGCATCAGCCTAAAGAGCGACTGGGTGCAACCGCATTCAATATGCTGCTTGACCGCATCACCAGCAAGCGCGAAGAGCCCCAGACCATCGAAGTTCATCCAACGCTGATCGAGCGTCGCTCGGTCGCTGACGGCCCGTTTATGGATTACCGTCGCTAA
- a CDS encoding C40 family peptidase has translation MRSLITLIMLAFAQLFLNMAHASPHAPVNASHHKVDSNTAAREDDRRKRRPVKSTGTKKVKEVTAKKARTPILKKYKFKKKTVQTAALPPKKRYGRHSRHPEAAESLTENSATAPLKLSKAHRVRYQKARETAMSKLMGQLGKPYQWGGTSPKTGFDCSGLVWYAYKDLVKFKIPRTANEMFHLRDAASIKRDELEKGDLVFFQINGRGTADHVGVYLGNGKFIQSPRTGKDIQVTALSEDYWQRHYVGARRVMTPKTIR, from the coding sequence ATGCGTTCACTCATTACGCTTATCATGCTGGCCTTTGCGCAACTGTTCCTGAATATGGCACACGCATCGCCCCATGCTCCCGTCAATGCCAGCCACCATAAAGTGGACAGCAACACGGCGGCACGTGAAGACGATCGTCGCAAACGCCGCCCGGTAAAATCAACCGGCACGAAAAAAGTCAAAGAAGTCACCGCTAAAAAAGCCCGAACGCCCATCCTGAAGAAGTATAAATTTAAAAAGAAAACCGTTCAGACCGCTGCGCTTCCGCCTAAAAAACGCTATGGCCGTCACTCACGCCACCCGGAAGCGGCTGAATCGCTGACGGAAAATTCTGCTACAGCGCCCCTTAAGCTCAGCAAAGCGCACCGTGTTCGCTATCAGAAAGCGCGCGAAACCGCGATGAGCAAACTCATGGGCCAGCTCGGCAAACCTTACCAGTGGGGGGGGACATCGCCTAAAACCGGCTTCGACTGTAGCGGTCTGGTCTGGTATGCCTATAAAGATTTGGTGAAATTTAAAATTCCACGCACCGCTAATGAGATGTTCCATCTGCGTGACGCGGCGTCGATCAAACGCGATGAGCTGGAGAAAGGCGATCTGGTGTTCTTCCAGATTAACGGACGCGGAACCGCCGATCATGTTGGCGTTTACCTGGGGAATGGCAAATTTATTCAGTCACCGCGTACCGGCAAAGATATTCAGGTTACCGCCTTGAGCGAAGATTACTGGCAGCGTCACTACGTTGGCGCTCGTCGGGTAATGACGCCGAAAACCATTCGCTAA
- a CDS encoding Grx4 family monothiol glutaredoxin has translation MSTIEKIERQIAENPILLYMKGSPKLPSCGFSAQAVQALSACGERFAYVDILQNPEIRAELPKYANWPTFPQLWVDGELVGGCDIIIEMYQRGELQQLIKETAQKHPSDAAE, from the coding sequence ATGAGTACGATTGAAAAAATTGAGCGCCAGATAGCAGAAAACCCGATTCTGCTGTACATGAAAGGTTCACCAAAACTGCCAAGCTGCGGCTTCTCCGCACAGGCCGTTCAGGCGCTTTCTGCCTGTGGCGAGCGTTTTGCTTACGTGGATATCCTGCAAAATCCTGAAATTCGCGCCGAGCTACCGAAATACGCTAACTGGCCAACCTTCCCGCAGCTGTGGGTTGATGGCGAACTGGTTGGCGGCTGCGACATCATCATCGAAATGTATCAGCGTGGCGAACTGCAGCAGCTGATCAAAGAAACCGCGCAAAAGCATCCTTCTGACGCGGCTGAATAA